In Ptychodera flava strain L36383 chromosome 6, AS_Pfla_20210202, whole genome shotgun sequence, the sequence TACTTTTGTAATTTTACCTTTTTTCACTATCAACTTCATTTGTGTTTTGAATATAGTCGTACTATTTGAAGAACAATTTGTCTATCAAAATGAAATCTCGCCTCTTTGAGCAAAGTACGAAATAAATACGTGTATATTTAGCCCTCAGGAATTAGAGATCATACTGCGTGCAATACCATTTCTCAAAACCTGGACTATTCGTCTCTGACAAAATCTTTGTCCGTGAAACAAATAAACTATCCAAGTAAAGGTACAGATAGTACGACATTTCATCGATAAAATATAACAAACGTCACgaaatttaaagaaataaattctATTTTCACTACCAGAGTACAAATGACATGATATTAATATATTGTTGAGTAATACGTGGTGGAACGTTGCACAAAAGACCAAGTTATTTTCGTGTTATTATGGAAATGTTATCAATTCAGAGCAGTGCATAGAGTCACTGAATCATTTCACGCTGTTCGGTCAGAACATTCAAGGCCGTATTCTGGCACATAGTTCACTGGAGAGCATTATCTCATCAGCGACTTCAAAGCTGACAAATCTAATTACCTCCACAGAAAATGTGTCGGTAGTCACTGTGAAGTAGTGTGCATGCAGAGATCGATACATGTTCACATTCTCTGAGGCCTTCTTCTTCAAATCAGGTGTATGGCAAGTACTGTTGACATCCGTTTTGGTAAAGAATTTCACGTTCCGTATTTGGCATTTGGAGTTTTGCATATCACGTGACCATTGATGGCATAGATTAACCTTCACCTCAAAGAATTTGCGTTCGATCTTcttatgctaaatacttggcagtGTTCTATTCCGACTTGAAGGAAGTCAAAACCCAAACATGCAGACAAACAACTTCATTGTGACTTCTATAATTAAATATTAGAATTTCTGGACATGTGCCGAGTGGACTCGATGACTTCTCAACATATACCTTGATGAGGTGTTTCCCAAGGGAacgatgtattttttttttgggggggggggtttagtTCGCAAAAGGGACTGACTTTCTTTATGCTGGGTTAAGAACATTCTATACTTCTATAGAGCTTTTATCCTCGTCCGATGATGTGTCTGAGGGCTGTTTCGGATACACACATTTAAAAATGCCTTGcctgaaaaattaaaatgtcagcaCAACCAGGCACATCATGACTTCTAGTGTCAGAGAAATTGCCCCCTCTCCCCGCCGAAGAATTTGCATGTGGCGGTTACGTAGATCTTGTCTTGATTAACGAAATGATTCTGCTTCCCCTGCAGAGCCAAGAACAATATAAAAATGCCGGAAAATGAATGTACGACCGAATCTGTTAAACAACGGGTCACATttaaaacattatgccattcaaCATCATAAAGTAAAATTTGAAGCTAAATCTTTGGCCGTCGACAAGAGTGAACGAGTAGCTTAATGTCGGCTTAAAACTAAATAAAACCAAAAGCCCCCACACAAGGGTCTGTGCTAAAACAGGGCCAGCGTATGTATGTAGCCTGAGTGATACCATTTCATTGCTTGTCCACACAACCTTCGCATAATTGGAAATAGTAAAAGTTTCGAATGTCATCAAGCATTGATGCACAATGCCAACTTGTTGTACCGCACGACGCTTCGTCTCGGGAGAGTATCTGGCGATTGGTAGCAGAAATAAGCTCAGGTTTCAATCGACGAGTAATAGAAAAGATAAACAAAAGAAGGACTCGAGACAAAGCTTTGATcatcttgaatttgaaagatcACCCGGGTGATTTGCTATTCACTATGCAAAGTGTTTGCTTATGCGAATTTGTTTAAGTGTTCTAGTATATAGACTTCTAACTTGACGGCCAGTCAGTGGCTTGTTGCACGCAGATATAAACGCGAAGGagagaaaatgtttaaaaaaatacccGCGTAACACGGcgagaaatatatatatatagaaaaatatttgtcaCATGAGACCTGTCTCCACAATTAATATATCAAGTCACAGCTGCATGCCATTGCCGTGTATCGAGGCAAACACAAGGTCATTTGCCAATCAGCGGGCTGCACATCTCTCGACCCTTTAATTTGCAATGTGTTCTTCCCATGTAATTTTCACTGTCATATATACTCATGTCTTAGGTTTTATCCCCTTGAAGAGTACCGTCATAAATTTACTGTTAACTTAGTGAACAACAGTAGGAGACTCGTGTAGGAAAATTATGTTGAAAGTGTTATCGATCATTACCTAGACATTGAGCCAATACTAAATTTATGGAAGTTGACCCAAATAAATAAGTCAGCACGAGGGAGAAACATTTCCGATTTAGAAATTTATAGTTAATACAGAGCCTTTTTGTTTTAGAATAGATGAATAGCGTGGCGAGTTCCTGATTGAACGCAAGTCTTTTTGGAGTGACAGGTGTACTATCGAGATTATGTCTTCTCCATGAAGGGTTTCTGTCATCTCTATGAAACAACAGCTACCAGTTTTAAGTGACTAGAGGACCAAAATAATAAATGCGCTACAGAAGTATTTAGACTCTTGGCAATTATGCCAGCAGAGCCTCTAAACTTGAAGTTATCTGAAATTGTATGGCTTTCCAGGCTTTCAGTAGTATTTCCGCTGAGAGACCTATATGCCAgttttttgtttggttgttCTGTATCGATTTTTAATCGTGtaaattaaaatgtcaaaagCAACAAACGACATCGTTCAGTGAATTATATAGAATTCATCGATTGCTAGGGAACTGTTTTCGTCGTTCGAAAAGTTTGACACTGCAATTTTGTGTTTGATCGATTTGTGATTACACTCATTCGCTAGTTTAATGTATGGCCTTTTATCTGTACTCTTACTACTATTCTTTCTGACGCAGGACTTCAATCGTATGAAGCGAATTATATCGGAAGACGAAGAAAAGGACATGCCCCAGTTAACCAGAGTCAAACGAGTGCGAAGAGAAGgagacaaaaatgatgaaacgaCGGGCGAGGGAAACGACGTCCATGCCAGAATCAAAAAAGTGCGGAAGGAAACCAAAGTCATCGAGCACAAACTAGAGAGGGCGCTGTCGCGCATGAAGAGAATCGGCGAAAAAGAAGCAGAAAAGACGAATCCCAAGGCGTTGGAAAGAGTGAAGCGCTATCGACGGCGATCGACCGATGACGAGCCTGCAGCTCTCAAACGTAGCAAGAGGGTACGGAAGGACACGGTGGAGGAGCCGGAACCCCTTCAACGGGTTAAACGAACGAAAAGAAAGGCCGAGAATGTAGCCTTCGAGCGATCTGGTTTGCACAAGCGCAGTGGCGGAAACGGGGGcgatgttgacaagctgaaccgAGTGAAGAGACACAAGAGAGACGCAGACGATGTCGAGAAGACCCTGGACAGATTCAAAAGAGTGAAAAGATCTGCTGAAAATCCGCAAATGGAACTGTCGAGGTTAACAAAGAGGAAAGCAAACATGATCTCAGACATCAGAATGCAGCGAGTAAAGAGAGAGTAAATGACAGGTGAGACTAAtttggaaggttaaaatattgacGTTGTCAAGACGACCATAAGTATGGGAACCTCCATTATTTTGCCACAGAAGCCAATAAGCTCTTAGAATATAAAGATTCTTTTTTAGGTTCCCCTGCTTTACTGCGTCCTTGGTTTTATGTACGACTGTAGAGACAAAATAGTTCCCGATAACCTTGCGAAATTGAAAACACTTAATCCTTCAGCACCTGCCGGCTTGAAAACCAAACGTTTGTGATGTTCactttttcagaaatattattttgaaaatttgttagtAAAGTATTCCATACACCGTACAAAGGCATACAAAATACTGAATCTTTCCGTTACCCcgaaaacaaacatatttttatttggcctCAGATACTAGGACAAATCGAACCTTTTTTGCATATAATGTATGTTTCATCACCATGCCATGGAGCATATGTTTTAAAGATaattataaacaaataaataatacataTCGACCGTGATGAAAATGGTTCAGGACATTGggtttgtgaattttgcaaGAAATCGAACACAAACACAATTGGCTTCAAAAATGGTCCGTTGTCATAACCCACTGATCGTTCAATATAACTAAATATAATTTCACGGGTCATGGCATGGTACAAGGTCTGTAATTTCGCTAAGATTTAGACGGAAGCGGTTCATTCGCAGCTGTGTATCAGGTTATTTAGTAGATGACAGAAAACATCGGCGTTATTTACGACCGTATCCATCCGTTGCCTTGACAACAGCTCTAAAATCCAGGTGTTGAAGTAAAGCTCTTTTACTTCATCCAGTCTTAAATATCCGCACATGCTGCTTGTTCataaatttgtgataatttagAGGAAAATTATTTGAATGTCCTATAAAGAGCTAGGAAGATTTGGGATTTATgagtcaaaatatgcaaattgacgCTTATTCACATAACGAAGGTAACGATACTGGCTTGAAATTCATGCCTTGTATACCAGTGTACAAAGTAATATTGCAGTTAACATCAATGTCTTTTCAGCACCGAGCAGTATTGCAGGTATTGGCTTGCTAGCTATAATGCATGCTGTATGggatattttgtttgacatgtaaaGTTGAACACGTGAGTGTCGTTCAATTACACTTTGCCGCTGGCCTGATgaaaaatttactgcaaagaGGTTCCATATTCGATATAACAATGTCATCTCTGTGTTGTTTCGTTTTGCAGTTCAAGTGTACGAAGAATTATTAAAGCTTCTATCGTCGTGCTAACGTCACTCGCTTGCATCGATGTCGTCATACGGGCGAAGATTTGCGTCAAATTGAAGAATTTACAATGTTTAACTTAATTCTTTCATCGCGATTACATATGCACTGAGCGCTATTTTCTAGGACGTGCACAAAGTCTTAACATCATGAACTTGAATGCgaatgttgcaattttcacTTTAAATTACACCTTGAGTACCTCGTACTTCGGAAGATATTCTCATAGCTCAACATGAATCAAATCTCATTGGGACGAATTTTTCAGTACGAAAAGAAAACGGCGTCTCAGCATCGACACAGCATAGTTTTGTTGGTATAGGTCGGTTTTCTTAAAACATAAATGTTGTCTTTTACGGTTTTCATCTTCAAATAATTGtgatttcaaacttttacattcatACTATGAAGAATATTGGTAACCTTGTTTCGTTATGTTTTAATAAACGTGGTTTCTGTTAATTAACATGTTTGATGTAGCAAGGGGTGTTACTGAATCTTGTACAGCATTTACAATTTGATGGTAATCGTGCAATCGAGTTGTTAATTGATGAAGTTCATTGAGTGGGggtgcgagagagagagagagagagagagagagagagagagagagagagagagagagagagagagagagagagagagagagagagagagagagagagagagagagaggcttCAGACTACACTGTGAAATATACCTTTGCAGTTCCACAATCACCACAATATAAACACCTTTGGGAGTATCTTGAGTTCAAGTTTATGAGGGAGTTTGAGAATTTGGGAGAGAGAGTCTGAGAGAGGAAGAGcttgagagagagagtttgAGGGAGTTTGAGAGagagtttgagagagagagagagagagagagagagagagagagagagagagagagagagagagagagagagaaagagagagagagaatgggGAAGGCTGAAGTCAAGCAAACTCCCTGCAAACCACGTGGTGACCAGTTTAACATCAGTTGCCGACCAAAAGCTAAGGGTATGTCGTTTTCACACGGCATGTGAGTAATAGAAGACCACGATAGCAGAATTAGGAGGTGTGAAAGGGTAGGtggtattttaaaattattagtCAACACTTGGTTACGTTACTGAATGAATGTCTTTTATTCATAACAGAACATTATCCGGACTCAAAGTTACATTACTCCATCTTTTAATGAGAAAAAGCAAATTCTGCTGAATACGGGGCCATGGCTTTTCTTGAGTAATTGTCTTAAGCTTTCTACAGCGGGGTGGAAAAAGGATTCCTTAACTTACTTTGTAAAATCTACTGTTATGTTTGGTCTGCGTATCTTCTTTATATGTAGACAcacttttttgagaatgaacaaacaagcaaacgatacacagacattacTTTGTGGGTTCATAATCTTAAATTTCTCTCTTTTCACGAAAAGTTGACAGAAACGTTTACACCGGTGTGGAAGCACGAGCGTATAGTACCGACAAAACATATATACTTTGAAGTACTAAAGTGATATaaacaaattattgacaaaCCTAACGGCTGATCAGATTCGTCTTACTAGTACCTTTGTTGTAACATTATCtattcaatttttaatgtttgaaAACATGCCGAAAAGTGTATGAAGATATAAATTGGGCATAAACGATGTGAGGATCAACTGTTATAAACTGGATTAAATCCGATTTTTTGGCTGATGAGCGATTAGCATCTTTGAGTAACAGGATGGCATTTCTTCGCTAGTTTTGGTTCACAAAGCTAACTTTTTGCTGGGTTTGTAAAGCAGTATCACTATTCATTGTCACCCTTACTCGAAAATGTCATAGGGCGAATCCCTTGTGTGATTTTAGACTTTAAAggatttcatattgttttacaaaattcattGCAAACAGAAAGAACGAATCATCAACGTTGTCAACATTTCTTGTAATTGACATGTATAGAAAGAGTGGAATCCACTGCGGCAGATTTCGGGGCCAGAACATGTTGATCATATCATGTTTTTAGAAGTTACATGTCAGCAATGTCCACCTGATTATATCTAACCACACTCATGCTGCATTCGTATTTCTTGTCCGCTTTGGCCATCTCTGTCTTCCTCTGCTCTTCAATTTCTTCCTGGCTCCACGGTCTGTACACCTTGGGCCACATGTCGGGGGTAAAAAGCTGCTCGTAAAATCCTCCCTTTCCGATACCAGTCTGCAATATCGAATGAAAAAATCGAGGGTCATGAAAAAAAACGGACGTGAGAGTAAGATGTCATGGTCTAACATTGTCGCGGGAGACGAGTCATAGAGAGTTCGCGTAAGAA encodes:
- the LOC139135583 gene encoding transcriptional regulator ATRX homolog — encoded protein: MSKSAITLIVILLCVAVVTVLSATYEDFNRMKRIISEDEEKDMPQLTRVKRVRREGDKNDETTGEGNDVHARIKKVRKETKVIEHKLERALSRMKRIGEKEAEKTNPKALERVKRYRRRSTDDEPAALKRSKRVRKDTVEEPEPLQRVKRTKRKAENVAFERSGLHKRSGGNGGDVDKLNRVKRHKRDADDVEKTLDRFKRVKRSAENPQMELSRLTKRKANMISDIRMQRVKRE